A stretch of the Borreliella spielmanii genome encodes the following:
- a CDS encoding TrkH family potassium uptake protein — protein sequence MLKFEFSDRFLLFSYFLLIMLVGSLLLMLPISWGGDGKLAYIDALFTAVSAVSITGLTTVKIESFSTFGFILIMLLVQLGGLGFISITTFYLLIPKKKMNLTDARIIKQYSLSNIEYNPIRILKSILFITFSIEMIGLILILICFKLRGVSISFLEALFTTISAFCNAGFSMHSESIYAWRDVPEAIVVVSILIICGGLGFMVYRDVKNTIKNKKKLSLHAKIVFSLSFVLIVIGAILFFFTEMHKLKDGYSIGTLIFNSIFYSISTRTAGFNYLDNSLISGRTQIVSLPFMFIGGAPGSTAGGIKITTFFLIILAVVKNQNGNGYIIGSYKVSIDSIRFALLFFARAIFIVSFSFFMLLFFEGGSGNWKVIDLGYEVFSAFGTVGLSVGVTQDLSFWGKVIIIFTMFAGRIGLFSMAVFVSRKSRFEEFTRPRQDILVG from the coding sequence ATGTTGAAATTTGAATTTAGCGACAGGTTTTTACTTTTTAGTTATTTTCTTTTAATTATGCTTGTAGGCTCTCTTTTGTTAATGCTGCCTATTTCTTGGGGAGGTGATGGCAAATTAGCATACATCGATGCTCTTTTTACTGCTGTTTCTGCTGTAAGTATTACGGGTCTTACAACGGTTAAAATAGAAAGTTTTTCTACTTTTGGATTTATTTTGATAATGCTACTAGTCCAGCTTGGGGGGCTAGGCTTTATAAGCATTACCACTTTTTATTTGCTTATACCTAAAAAGAAAATGAATTTAACAGATGCAAGAATAATAAAGCAGTATTCCCTTTCAAATATAGAATATAATCCTATTAGAATTTTAAAAAGCATATTGTTTATAACTTTTTCAATTGAAATGATAGGTTTAATATTAATACTTATTTGTTTTAAACTTAGGGGAGTTAGTATTTCATTCTTAGAGGCTTTATTTACTACAATTTCTGCTTTTTGTAATGCAGGTTTTTCTATGCATTCTGAGAGTATTTATGCATGGCGAGATGTTCCTGAAGCTATAGTTGTGGTTTCTATTTTAATAATTTGTGGTGGGCTTGGGTTTATGGTCTACAGAGATGTAAAGAATACTATTAAGAATAAAAAAAAATTATCACTTCATGCCAAAATAGTTTTTTCTTTAAGTTTTGTTTTAATTGTAATTGGTGCAATTTTATTCTTTTTTACAGAGATGCATAAATTAAAAGATGGTTATTCAATAGGGACTCTAATATTTAATTCAATTTTTTATTCTATTAGTACTAGAACAGCTGGTTTTAATTATCTTGATAATTCTTTAATAAGTGGAAGAACTCAAATAGTTTCTCTGCCATTTATGTTTATTGGTGGGGCACCCGGATCAACTGCAGGAGGAATTAAGATTACAACATTTTTTTTAATTATATTAGCTGTTGTTAAAAATCAAAACGGCAATGGATATATTATTGGGTCTTACAAGGTTTCAATAGATAGTATAAGATTTGCACTTTTATTTTTTGCAAGAGCTATTTTTATTGTAAGTTTTTCTTTTTTTATGCTTCTTTTTTTTGAGGGAGGATCTGGCAATTGGAAAGTTATTGATTTGGGTTATGAAGTATTTTCTGCTTTTGGAACAGTTGGTCTTTCAGTTGGAGTAACTCAGGATTTGTCATTTTGGGGTAAAGTCATTATAATTTTTACTATGTTTGCGGGACGAATAGGGCTTTTTTCGATGGCTGTTTTTGTTTCAAGAAAGTCACGTTTTGAAGAATTTACAAGGCCAAGGCAGGATATTTTGGTTGGTTGA
- the cyaB gene encoding class IV adenylate cyclase: MFEVESKAFIPPKEVKRIIKLANKKFKFIKEEIKTDIYYSNPKKIIRIRKLNTLEKIVTFKKKILDKNNAIEINKEIEFKINNTNNFLILLKELKFKKLYKKIKKSLIYQTNNLNVEINEVKNLGFFLEIEKIINNQNDIDLAKKEIDNIINIFGLKENLETRSYFELISLANQSKK; encoded by the coding sequence ATGTTCGAAGTAGAATCAAAAGCATTTATTCCCCCAAAAGAGGTAAAAAGAATTATTAAGTTAGCAAATAAAAAATTCAAGTTTATTAAAGAAGAAATAAAAACCGACATCTATTACTCAAACCCCAAAAAAATTATAAGAATAAGAAAATTAAATACTCTAGAAAAAATTGTCACATTTAAAAAAAAAATATTGGACAAAAACAATGCTATAGAAATTAATAAAGAAATAGAATTTAAAATAAATAACACTAACAATTTTTTAATACTTCTTAAAGAACTTAAATTTAAAAAGCTATACAAAAAAATAAAAAAAAGTTTAATTTATCAAACTAATAATTTAAATGTAGAAATAAACGAAGTAAAAAATCTTGGATTTTTTTTAGAAATAGAAAAAATAATTAACAATCAAAATGACATAGATTTAGCAAAAAAAGAAATTGATAACATCATCAATATTTTTGGATTGAAAGAAAACCTTGAAACTAGGTCTTACTTTGAATTAATTTCATTGGCAAACCAAAGTAAAAAATAA
- the pgsA gene encoding CDP-diacylglycerol--glycerol-3-phosphate 3-phosphatidyltransferase: MNNLIKVITPNKITLARIILSFIILILFFLENIFFPYLFFGIIWFLIIFNEFTDFIDGYLARKYGLVSNVGKILDPYADVLQHLTYFVFFFYKGITPYYFFVIFVYREISIGFVRNLIIQFNIVQQANFLGKLKSILYAVCTFASLLFYTLNQLNFTESIQNFISGILNFEFKFLFIVQVMYVCAAFFAILSFLDYLLIFLNIKKYENK; this comes from the coding sequence TTGAATAATTTAATTAAAGTTATTACTCCTAATAAAATAACATTAGCTAGGATTATACTTTCCTTTATCATATTAATTTTATTTTTTTTGGAAAATATATTTTTTCCATATTTGTTTTTTGGAATTATTTGGTTTTTAATAATTTTTAATGAATTTACTGACTTTATTGATGGGTATCTTGCAAGAAAATATGGTCTTGTTAGTAATGTGGGCAAAATTTTAGATCCTTATGCGGATGTTTTGCAGCATTTAACATATTTTGTTTTTTTCTTTTACAAAGGAATAACTCCGTATTATTTTTTTGTAATATTTGTTTATCGTGAAATTTCTATTGGTTTTGTTAGAAATTTAATTATTCAGTTTAATATAGTTCAACAAGCCAATTTTTTGGGAAAATTGAAGTCAATTCTTTATGCTGTTTGTACTTTTGCAAGTCTTTTGTTTTATACTTTAAATCAACTCAACTTTACAGAATCAATTCAAAATTTTATTAGCGGCATTTTAAATTTTGAATTTAAATTTTTATTTATTGTCCAAGTAATGTATGTTTGTGCTGCGTTTTTTGCAATTTTATCGTTTTTAGATTATTTATTAATATTCTTGAATATAAAAAAATATGAAAATAAATAA
- the thrS gene encoding threonine--tRNA ligase: MSKDLDKEDILYKKRHSIAHVMAEAVCDLFPNTKIAIGPPIKDGFYYDFEFKKQITEDALLDIEKRMREILKTGSSFEKELISVEQALEIFKDEPYKIDLIKNFDLQNEISIYKSHNFVDLCRGPHVDNMNKIDPKAFKLTSIAGAYWRGNEKNTMLTRIYGTLWNNEKELRSYLNLREEIKKRDHRKLGKELDLFSIHEEIGPGLVFFHPNGAKIRALIEDFWREEHSKNGYDILFSPHIGKSWLWQTSGHLDFYKDSMFEKIEMDKSDYYLKPMNCPFHIAIYNTGKHSYRDLPFRWAELGTVYRYEKIGALHGMMRARGFTQDDAHIICTHSQVVDEIKEVLRFAIYMWSKFGFNSLKAYLSTKPEKFVGNDSDWEMSLKVLEEALSSFKVPYEIDKGGGAFYGPKIDLKIVDSLEREWQMSTVQFDFNLPERFNMTYTAEDGKEKRPFMIHRALLGSIERFFGILIEHYGGAFPLWLSPIQAVIIPVNNAVEDYAIKVLNKFKNEGIRIKLDNTSSRMNAKIREYQAKKIPYMFIIGEREATEEKISIRTRTNEQINGIKLDEAFEFILLKIRDKEI; the protein is encoded by the coding sequence GTGAGTAAAGATTTAGATAAAGAAGATATTCTTTATAAAAAAAGACATTCAATAGCTCATGTTATGGCAGAAGCTGTGTGTGATTTATTTCCAAATACTAAGATTGCAATAGGGCCCCCTATTAAAGATGGTTTTTATTATGATTTTGAATTTAAAAAGCAAATCACAGAAGATGCTCTTTTAGATATAGAAAAGAGAATGAGGGAGATTTTAAAGACTGGAAGTTCTTTTGAAAAAGAATTAATAAGCGTAGAACAGGCTCTTGAAATTTTTAAAGATGAGCCTTATAAGATTGATTTGATTAAAAATTTTGATTTACAAAATGAAATTTCTATTTACAAGAGTCATAATTTTGTCGATCTTTGTAGGGGACCTCATGTTGACAATATGAATAAAATTGATCCAAAGGCATTTAAGCTTACTAGTATTGCTGGAGCTTATTGGCGGGGTAATGAAAAAAATACAATGCTTACTAGAATTTATGGAACTTTATGGAATAATGAAAAAGAGCTAAGATCTTATCTTAATTTGAGAGAGGAAATAAAAAAAAGAGATCATAGAAAGCTTGGAAAAGAGCTTGATTTATTTTCTATTCATGAAGAGATTGGGCCAGGACTTGTTTTTTTTCATCCCAATGGAGCCAAAATAAGAGCTTTAATAGAAGATTTTTGGAGAGAAGAGCACTCTAAAAATGGGTATGATATTCTTTTTAGTCCTCATATTGGCAAATCTTGGCTTTGGCAAACTTCTGGACACTTAGACTTTTATAAGGATAGCATGTTTGAAAAAATAGAAATGGATAAAAGTGATTATTACCTTAAACCTATGAATTGTCCTTTTCATATTGCAATTTACAATACAGGTAAGCATTCTTATAGAGATTTACCATTTAGATGGGCCGAGCTTGGCACTGTATATCGTTATGAAAAGATAGGTGCTTTGCATGGCATGATGAGAGCTAGAGGTTTTACTCAGGATGATGCTCATATTATATGCACTCATTCTCAAGTTGTAGATGAGATTAAAGAAGTTCTTAGGTTTGCTATTTATATGTGGAGTAAATTTGGCTTTAACAGCTTAAAGGCATATCTTTCTACAAAGCCTGAAAAGTTTGTTGGAAATGATTCTGATTGGGAAATGTCTTTAAAAGTTCTTGAAGAGGCTTTAAGTAGTTTTAAAGTTCCTTATGAAATTGATAAAGGGGGAGGTGCTTTTTATGGGCCTAAAATTGATCTTAAGATAGTTGATTCGCTTGAGAGAGAGTGGCAGATGAGTACAGTTCAATTTGATTTTAATCTTCCTGAAAGATTTAATATGACTTATACTGCTGAGGATGGTAAAGAAAAAAGACCATTTATGATTCATCGAGCCTTATTAGGGTCTATTGAAAGATTTTTTGGAATTCTTATAGAGCACTACGGTGGAGCGTTTCCTTTATGGTTATCTCCTATTCAAGCGGTAATCATTCCTGTTAATAATGCTGTAGAAGATTATGCTATTAAGGTTCTTAATAAATTTAAAAATGAGGGGATTAGAATAAAACTTGATAATACTTCCTCAAGAATGAATGCTAAAATTAGGGAATATCAGGCTAAAAAAATACCTTATATGTTTATAATTGGCGAGAGAGAAGCAACAGAAGAAAAAATATCTATTAGAACAAGAACAAATGAGCAAATAAATGGAATTAAACTTGATGAAGCTTTTGAATTTATTTTATTAAAAATAAGAGATAAGGAGATTTGA
- the rodA gene encoding rod shape-determining protein RodA: MVFRKNYDYLVLISLFIVSIVGILLIYSSDYNISGSLTKNEYIKQTFWVIIGFFLIFIVGKYDLKFVYSMIYPLYFLLILALIFTAFFGTTVNGARSWIGIWKLGGQPSELGKVIVILTLSKFYNEKKGYNEFFIFIAAFLLIFPSVILILLQPDFGTAIVYLTIFIFISFFAGIDLHYVLAFTLIGFFSFVFAILPVWYEYKVNMGNVFYLIFSNPFYFRIIMGVLLLILLISVLGFFITKYGLSIKIIYFYVFFASSILLVSIVFSKVLSKLMKTYQIKRFLVFLDPAIDAKGAGWNLNQVKIAIGSGGLLGKGFLKGPYTHANYVPSQSTDFIFSILAEEFGFLGVSTILLLFFFIFFRFLIIMNKCQDRYMALVISGILGLLFFHTSFNVGMSLGILPITGIPFPFLSYGGSSTITFFLAMSFYFNIESIVAMD; this comes from the coding sequence ATGGTTTTTAGAAAAAATTATGATTATTTGGTTTTGATAAGCTTGTTTATAGTTTCTATTGTTGGTATATTGTTGATTTATTCTAGCGATTATAATATTAGTGGATCTTTAACTAAGAATGAATATATAAAACAAACATTTTGGGTAATTATTGGATTTTTTCTAATTTTTATAGTGGGTAAATATGATTTAAAATTTGTTTATAGTATGATATATCCTTTATATTTTTTATTAATATTGGCTTTAATTTTTACTGCATTTTTTGGAACTACTGTAAATGGAGCAAGATCTTGGATTGGTATATGGAAACTTGGGGGACAACCTTCTGAATTGGGTAAAGTTATTGTTATTTTAACACTTTCAAAATTTTATAATGAAAAGAAAGGTTATAATGAATTTTTTATTTTTATTGCTGCATTTTTGTTAATTTTTCCATCGGTAATTCTTATATTATTGCAACCCGATTTTGGTACAGCGATAGTGTATTTAACTATTTTTATATTTATTTCGTTTTTTGCAGGAATAGATTTACATTATGTTTTAGCATTTACATTGATAGGGTTTTTTTCTTTCGTTTTTGCAATTTTACCAGTTTGGTATGAATATAAGGTAAATATGGGTAATGTATTTTATCTTATATTCTCAAATCCTTTTTATTTTAGAATAATAATGGGGGTGTTGCTTTTAATACTTTTGATTTCTGTTTTAGGGTTTTTTATTACTAAATATGGTTTAAGTATTAAAATAATTTATTTTTATGTGTTTTTTGCAAGTTCTATTTTATTGGTTTCAATAGTGTTTTCAAAAGTCCTTTCAAAGTTAATGAAAACTTATCAAATTAAACGGTTTTTAGTATTCTTAGATCCGGCTATTGATGCTAAAGGTGCTGGTTGGAATTTAAATCAAGTTAAGATAGCAATTGGTTCTGGCGGTCTTTTAGGTAAGGGATTTTTAAAGGGACCTTATACCCATGCTAATTATGTGCCGTCTCAAAGCACAGATTTTATTTTCTCTATTCTTGCCGAGGAGTTTGGATTTTTAGGTGTTAGTACAATTTTATTATTATTTTTTTTTATTTTTTTTAGATTTTTAATAATAATGAATAAATGTCAAGATAGGTATATGGCTTTAGTAATATCTGGAATTTTAGGACTTTTATTTTTTCACACTTCTTTTAATGTTGGAATGTCTTTAGGGATTCTCCCTATTACTGGGATTCCTTTTCCTTTCCTATCTTATGGGGGTTCTTCTACTATTACATTTTTTTTAGCAATGTCTTTTTATTTTAATATTGAATCAATAGTTGCTATGGATTGA
- the mrdA gene encoding penicillin-binding protein 2: protein MGVITNFRYKFGILFLILIMVLYLAILFQMQIGKHLFYDREANVFLSRLEKINASRGEILDANSNILANNLTMFSLKISLQQYYNMPVDTRSEMIDFLSSVLDIDKSIILSKLQEPGGYLKDVEIMELTPKMLFKISEKKFYYPALLWTYSFKRNYLVDDSYSHSIGYVGQINQRELRTFYNVSGYDNTSTIGKLGIEQVYDNYIRGQEGLIKYKVDSKERRIDDGSIIRNMVPGNNVVLNINKDIQDLAKNALGKRYGAIVVLKPSTGAVLALHNYPYYSMRDVYNKHNKEDYSFLNKAIQSVYPPASIFKLVVAAAILEERVIDKDRKIYCPGYFKVGNRIFHCWKPGGHGYVNLEEAIAHSSNVYFYTLGLKYLGIDRIRKYAKEFGFGEKTGIDLPNEVSGLLPSPEWKEKTFNQSWVGGDTVNFSIGQGFLNATPMQIVNMVAMIANEGVVYKPRIVNKILKGGTNEVILENKPEILRKTNLISKSTFKLLKKYMRSVVTYGTARYAILTKAVKVGGKTGTGQTGIDGFENSSFIGLAPYNGSADNQIIVFSLVEAKSNVDWWPAKSTDLIMQGIFANQSYEDILKGYRPWYLR from the coding sequence GTGGGTGTTATAACAAATTTTAGATACAAGTTTGGTATATTATTTTTAATATTAATTATGGTGCTTTATCTAGCGATTTTATTTCAAATGCAAATCGGCAAGCATCTATTTTACGATAGAGAAGCCAATGTTTTTTTATCAAGATTAGAAAAAATTAATGCTTCAAGGGGCGAGATCTTAGACGCTAATTCTAATATTTTAGCAAATAATTTAACTATGTTTAGTTTAAAGATAAGCTTGCAACAGTATTATAATATGCCCGTTGATACTAGAAGTGAGATGATTGACTTTTTATCAAGTGTCCTAGATATTGATAAATCAATTATTTTATCTAAACTTCAAGAGCCTGGTGGATATCTCAAAGATGTTGAAATAATGGAGCTTACCCCAAAGATGTTGTTTAAAATTTCTGAAAAAAAGTTTTATTATCCTGCTCTTTTATGGACCTATTCTTTTAAGCGTAATTATTTAGTTGACGATTCATATTCGCATTCAATCGGTTATGTTGGGCAAATAAATCAAAGAGAGCTTAGAACATTTTATAATGTTAGTGGGTATGATAATACTTCCACGATTGGAAAGTTAGGTATTGAACAAGTTTATGATAATTATATTAGAGGGCAAGAAGGATTAATTAAATACAAAGTGGATTCTAAAGAGAGAAGAATAGACGATGGTTCGATTATAAGAAATATGGTACCAGGTAATAATGTTGTACTTAATATTAATAAAGATATTCAAGATCTTGCTAAGAATGCTTTGGGCAAAAGGTATGGTGCTATTGTAGTATTAAAGCCATCAACAGGCGCTGTTCTTGCTCTTCACAATTATCCTTATTATTCCATGAGAGATGTTTACAATAAACATAATAAAGAAGATTACTCTTTTTTAAATAAAGCGATTCAATCTGTTTATCCACCAGCGTCTATTTTTAAATTGGTTGTTGCTGCTGCTATTCTTGAGGAGAGAGTTATAGATAAAGATCGTAAAATTTATTGTCCTGGGTATTTTAAAGTTGGAAATAGAATTTTTCATTGTTGGAAGCCCGGTGGTCATGGGTATGTTAATTTAGAAGAGGCAATTGCGCATTCTTCTAATGTTTATTTTTATACACTTGGACTTAAGTATCTTGGGATTGATAGAATTAGAAAGTATGCAAAAGAATTCGGGTTTGGAGAAAAAACAGGAATTGATTTGCCAAATGAAGTATCTGGTCTTCTTCCTAGTCCTGAGTGGAAAGAAAAAACTTTTAATCAGTCTTGGGTGGGAGGAGATACTGTAAATTTTTCAATAGGTCAAGGATTTTTAAATGCTACTCCTATGCAGATTGTTAATATGGTTGCGATGATTGCAAATGAAGGTGTTGTATATAAGCCTAGAATTGTAAATAAAATTTTAAAGGGCGGTACGAATGAAGTTATTCTTGAGAATAAGCCAGAAATATTAAGAAAGACAAATCTTATTAGTAAGAGCACATTTAAGCTTCTAAAAAAATATATGAGAAGTGTTGTAACTTATGGTACAGCAAGATACGCAATTCTTACTAAGGCTGTTAAAGTTGGAGGCAAAACAGGTACTGGTCAAACCGGTATAGATGGTTTTGAAAATAGTTCTTTTATTGGACTTGCTCCTTATAACGGTTCAGCTGATAATCAAATTATTGTTTTTAGTTTGGTTGAGGCAAAAAGCAATGTGGATTGGTGGCCTGCAAAATCTACAGATTTAATAATGCAAGGTATTTTTGCAAATCAAAGTTATGAAGATATTCTTAAAGGCTATAGGCCATGGTATCTTAGGTAA
- the mreD gene encoding rod shape-determining protein MreD — translation MASFFTYFISSAFLGKIFQHYFATYFYFSIDIFLIFLVFNSLNFIFNVGLLSSILYGLLMDYFTGLPLGFFVFGYTLIFYFNNKIKLLMPKNMLSMTIFFILSKAILWFLAIVLYDFIDLKSFNYSVFNLDLVVNIMFINFLYPIQNYFTRNFHSFKEDY, via the coding sequence ATGGCATCATTTTTTACATATTTTATTTCTAGTGCGTTTTTGGGTAAAATTTTCCAACATTATTTTGCAACTTATTTTTATTTTTCAATAGATATTTTTTTAATTTTTCTAGTTTTTAATTCTTTAAATTTTATTTTTAATGTGGGACTATTATCTAGTATTTTATATGGTCTTCTTATGGACTATTTTACAGGATTACCACTTGGATTTTTTGTTTTTGGATATACATTGATATTTTATTTTAACAATAAAATAAAGTTATTAATGCCTAAAAATATGCTTAGTATGACAATATTTTTTATTCTTTCAAAAGCTATATTATGGTTTTTGGCTATTGTATTGTATGATTTTATAGATTTAAAATCTTTTAATTATTCAGTTTTTAATCTTGATCTTGTTGTAAATATAATGTTTATTAACTTTTTATATCCAATTCAAAATTATTTTACTAGAAATTTTCATTCTTTTAAAGAGGATTATTAG
- the mreC gene encoding rod shape-determining protein MreC, with protein MNFLVKFKNFIKVLLVLIVSLVFMIYDSSSIQRRKPDNFLFFTLNSYIQSRMHGIFSFISNVFKTVNEYKNYKDKIEFYKKRIQQLEIVTQNIQSLRQENVRLKEQLNFYSSSSSDFISAEIIYLNYSNISTLMAINKGFNDGIEKDMIAVAYQDGFSGLVGKVVKVYSNTAKILPLTNYENFVSARIQSSRFIGLVEGNGYGKKLEMNYVNKLAEKDLKIGDSIVTAGFSEYPVGIYIGKITNFHILDYNSLLKIEVEPAIALDKLEYVFLVKNNKEISE; from the coding sequence ATGAATTTTCTTGTTAAATTCAAGAATTTTATCAAAGTGCTTTTAGTATTGATAGTTTCTCTTGTTTTTATGATTTATGATTCAAGTAGTATTCAAAGGAGAAAACCAGATAATTTTTTATTTTTTACTCTTAATTCTTATATTCAAAGTAGAATGCATGGGATTTTTAGTTTTATTTCCAATGTTTTTAAAACCGTAAATGAATACAAGAATTATAAGGACAAGATAGAATTTTATAAAAAAAGGATACAACAGCTTGAAATAGTAACTCAAAATATACAGTCACTAAGGCAAGAGAATGTTCGTCTTAAGGAGCAATTAAATTTTTATTCGTCAAGTTCTAGTGATTTTATTTCAGCAGAGATTATATATCTAAATTATTCAAATATATCGACATTAATGGCTATTAATAAAGGATTCAATGATGGGATAGAAAAGGATATGATAGCAGTTGCATATCAAGATGGATTTAGTGGTCTTGTAGGTAAAGTTGTAAAGGTTTATTCTAATACTGCTAAAATTTTGCCCTTGACCAATTATGAAAATTTCGTGTCCGCAAGGATTCAAAGTAGCAGGTTTATAGGTCTTGTAGAAGGCAATGGTTATGGTAAAAAGCTTGAAATGAATTATGTTAATAAACTTGCTGAAAAAGATTTAAAGATAGGTGATTCTATTGTTACTGCTGGGTTTAGTGAATATCCGGTTGGCATTTATATTGGAAAGATTACAAATTTTCATATTCTTGATTACAATTCTCTTTTAAAAATAGAAGTAGAACCGGCGATAGCTTTAGATAAGCTTGAATATGTTTTTCTTGTTAAAAACAACAAAGAGATTAGCGAATAA
- a CDS encoding rod shape-determining protein: protein MNLFKSFLIDIGIDLGTCNTLVYIKDYGVVMSEPSVVAIDITKGNKVVAVGRNAKKMLWKTPENIKAVRPLRDGVIADIENTEKMIKYFINQIFSRKKLFFKPRMVIGVPTCITEVERRAVKESAMNAGAREVKVIEESLAAAIGSDIPIFEPTGHMVCDIGGGTTEISVISLGGMVVSRAIRTGGDEFDESIIKYMRNSHNIIIGQQTAEKLKIKIGNVYPDIQNLRVEKIDIKGTDAVTGLPRKQLVDSMEVRESLQEPINIVVDEVKRTLGATPPELATDIVERGIILTGGGALLKGLNRLLSKETGVPVYVADNPLLSVAVGAGLFYDYANRIDISKNIYSFINE from the coding sequence TTGAATTTGTTTAAGTCTTTTTTGATAGATATTGGTATTGATCTTGGAACATGTAATACGTTAGTTTATATTAAAGATTATGGTGTGGTTATGAGTGAGCCTTCTGTTGTTGCAATAGATATTACTAAGGGGAATAAAGTCGTTGCAGTTGGCCGAAATGCTAAAAAAATGCTTTGGAAAACTCCAGAAAATATTAAAGCTGTGCGACCGCTTAGAGATGGGGTTATTGCTGATATTGAAAATACAGAGAAGATGATTAAGTATTTTATTAATCAAATTTTTTCTCGTAAAAAATTGTTTTTTAAGCCGAGAATGGTAATAGGTGTTCCAACTTGCATTACAGAGGTTGAACGAAGAGCTGTAAAAGAGAGTGCAATGAATGCTGGCGCAAGAGAAGTTAAGGTAATAGAAGAATCCCTTGCAGCTGCTATTGGATCTGATATTCCTATTTTTGAACCTACAGGACACATGGTGTGTGACATTGGGGGTGGAACTACAGAAATATCGGTTATTTCTCTTGGTGGTATGGTTGTAAGTAGAGCGATTAGGACTGGTGGTGACGAATTTGATGAGAGCATAATAAAGTATATGAGAAATTCTCACAATATTATAATTGGTCAACAGACAGCAGAAAAATTGAAAATTAAGATAGGAAATGTATATCCTGATATTCAAAATTTAAGGGTAGAAAAAATAGATATTAAGGGTACAGATGCTGTAACTGGTCTTCCTAGAAAGCAGCTTGTTGATTCTATGGAAGTAAGAGAGTCTTTACAAGAGCCTATTAATATTGTTGTGGATGAAGTTAAGCGTACCCTTGGTGCAACGCCTCCAGAGCTTGCTACAGACATTGTTGAGCGTGGCATCATTTTGACAGGAGGGGGAGCTCTTCTTAAGGGTTTAAATAGGCTTCTTTCAAAAGAGACTGGAGTTCCTGTTTATGTTGCAGATAATCCGCTGCTCTCTGTGGCTGTTGGTGCTGGTTTATTTTATGATTATGCTAATAGAATAGATATTAGTAAGAATATTTACAGTTTTATCAATGAATAA
- a CDS encoding tetratricopeptide repeat protein, with translation MEIRYLRYVFYLFMIFIFIFLIYYILSYFKSFSNSYLKAGPTQVDLLLLWDKKEYKEIIDYAENDIKNHRFDFNLNLLLGFSYFYYSLIVNEGYLKGEFLDKSIERLRFLISINNGVSIGPLYYILGKAYSHKGEFYSELAVKFLKKALSVDNFDFMNIKEDIFEYLGYSYQLLRDYKSSLKFFEKAYNQNKSDLVLWSLAYVNYKLNDINKSIEYIKKIIEEEKGKLSKGEKTDENLIQKVYLLYGDILLDKGDYDNAFNYYNKVLEINSSNSSVYVKIGDIYRKRDKDYPKARKYWREALNLNPYLEAARERLGITLEDF, from the coding sequence ATGGAAATAAGATATTTAAGATATGTTTTTTATTTATTTATGATTTTCATTTTTATATTTTTAATTTATTATATTTTATCATATTTTAAATCTTTTTCTAATTCTTATTTAAAAGCAGGGCCAACGCAGGTTGATTTGCTTTTGCTATGGGATAAAAAAGAATATAAAGAAATAATAGATTATGCTGAGAATGATATTAAAAATCATAGATTTGATTTTAATTTAAATTTGCTTTTGGGATTTTCATATTTTTATTATTCTTTAATAGTAAATGAAGGATATTTAAAAGGAGAATTTTTAGATAAATCCATAGAAAGATTAAGATTTTTAATTTCTATAAATAATGGAGTTTCTATAGGCCCTTTATATTATATATTAGGAAAAGCATATTCTCATAAAGGAGAGTTTTATAGTGAACTTGCTGTAAAATTTTTGAAGAAGGCTTTAAGTGTTGATAATTTTGATTTTATGAACATTAAGGAAGATATTTTTGAATATTTGGGATATTCGTATCAACTTTTAAGAGATTACAAGTCCAGTTTAAAGTTTTTTGAAAAAGCTTATAATCAGAATAAATCTGATTTAGTTCTTTGGAGTTTGGCTTATGTTAATTATAAGTTAAATGATATAAACAAAAGCATCGAGTATATAAAAAAAATAATAGAAGAAGAGAAAGGCAAATTGTCAAAAGGTGAGAAAACGGATGAAAATTTAATTCAAAAGGTATATTTGCTTTATGGAGACATTCTATTAGATAAAGGTGACTATGACAATGCTTTTAATTACTATAATAAAGTTCTAGAAATTAATAGTTCAAATTCTAGTGTTTATGTTAAAATAGGAGATATATATAGGAAGAGAGATAAAGATTATCCTAAAGCTAGAAAATACTGGAGAGAAGCTCTCAATCTCAATCCTTATTTAGAAGCAGCAAGAGAGAGGCTTGGAATTACTTTGGAAGATTTTTAG